The Spirochaetaceae bacterium DNA window CAACAGCTACCAGCGATATTGCCGGTTATGCCGATGACGGCGACTATATTGGTAGTCACTTTTTGGATATTACCGGCGTATTAGAGTTTGGTGCCGCTATTCCGCTAGGACCCGGCGCTTTAAATATCAACTTACGTAGCCGTATTGGCGGCGGTTTTTCTTTAGCTTCGTACGATCAAGATGGTAGTATAGAGCTGGAAAGTGATGAATTTGTACGCCGCTTTATCGGCGAAGTTGCAGCCTTGCGTATAGGTTACAGCATTAATTTTTAATTTAATATCTCCACTAAAAGATATTAACATAGCAGTAAAAATAAACCCCTTGTTAGCGCAAGGGGTTTATTTGGTAAGGTACTGTCTTTTTTAGTGCAAAGTTAATTTGCTCTTAAGGTAATAATAACTATTTCTTCCGGCGGGCCAAGCCGTACATTTAACAGCGAGGTACCAATGCCGCTGGTAATAATAATTTGGCCATTACCGCTAGGCAGCGGCACTAAACCATATTTGTATCTTTGCCTATAACGGCTGCTGGTAAAGGGAGCCCAGCCCAAAAAGGTTACCTGCCCGCCATGTGTATGGCCGCTAAGCACTAAATTAATGGCGCTAACATCGTACTGCTCCACAAAGTCGGGGGTATGGCTTACCAAAATGGTAAAATCATCTGGCCGGCGGCCGGCAAGAGCGGCCGGAAGGTTAGGTAAGCTAAAGCGCATATCGGCTACCCCAGCTAACCAAAGACGCTGGCTGCCTCTACTAAGGGCTAAACCGTTATTTTCGAGGTTAGTAATACCGGCACGGTTTATTTCGGCTATAACACGGTTACGCAAATGGTAGTCATCGTGGTTACCAAGTACGGCATAAACCCCGTAGGGAGCTTGCAGCTTAACTAGGTAGCTAAAAAGTTCTCTTAAATTGGCTTCGCGCCGCTCGGTTAAATTGGCTCGCTGGCGGCCTTCGGCATAGTCGCCGCCTAAAATAATTATATCGGCCCCGCTCTCATTAAGCTGCTTAATAATTACAGCAAGGCCAGCCTCGCGTAAGGTGCTTTTATAGTGAAAATCGCTGATAAAAGCAATTTTAAAGCCGTCAAAAGCCTCTGGAACAGCCCTA harbors:
- a CDS encoding metallophosphoesterase; this encodes MLNSEGALFTHYTIKDRAVPEAFDGFKIAFISDFHYKSTLREAGLAVIIKQLNESGADIIILGGDYAEGRQRANLTERREANLRELFSYLVKLQAPYGVYAVLGNHDDYHLRNRVIAEINRAGITNLENNGLALSRGSQRLWLAGVADMRFSLPNLPAALAGRRPDDFTILVSHTPDFVEQYDVSAINLVLSGHTHGGQVTFLGWAPFTSSRYRQRYKYGLVPLPSGNGQIIITSGIGTSLLNVRLGPPEEIVIITLRAN